A region from the Microcebus murinus isolate Inina chromosome 3, M.murinus_Inina_mat1.0, whole genome shotgun sequence genome encodes:
- the LOC142860999 gene encoding uncharacterized protein C2orf78-like encodes MGSAYLYQHSSTTMLSEVTGHSPMSISAASYPSVFDWDMTGSTENSSSLGDLTVTLTDQDTIVSSMSMTVQYDQASDANTMLPLYPSLSASLLQGTSCEISDQGQSLSLNYEKGSRVYYYNQSTLGPLLSGELSPCMQSYGSMSNTGSMSSASQPEMVMVLKEVQPTNVLPVTSTPRINYSESAQPITETSFEVMETSLEMDTSLGDRSYPPPPDFGDISVIAPVQSPSDFLPPASSQEQKENKNLDEIKTKLSKALDAYQIPIENQDPPLLPLEIPDIHQLLACIDPLGHEVQPGSKTVSLGNNSLSLRDQGTPESEIESVNSFSQITTLVKDIQLLYLFNSLKDLDQSKDLTAIKAEDTRAIKVNQSQEKSSVTKTSSGQVRKNKHKASEPISGAPKAKIQPKNPECLIGEEVIVLSAVAKHSNSKPQKSASSRGSKTKGRGQEKTKRTRENNSKKAEESKQSGNKVKAEDKPTIPKIRSKKNQLELSPQNFKKPQTCQGMHMPESVQVFHVLGKKSDKQIGLSFSWKLGNSSNIKYPHPSPTFKPWLDTPHEDKGSEKTPVKAQKTDGSAGKECPSPSQYELPPPGKVKLVPLPFPTLNKSPAQPLPWRPHFLASHRDAAANPAQPASTSSSRPIAVHLSQPASACASSTGPARPTLPISTNATRHSLINLSQASEPQSAASKPKPYKTSPCTSPQQDPVSTAVTKPQSPPKPQNQFLLQDFSCQPIPWRKPSISGPVLSKPTTKEQRPEHEAMKRKAQQERENAAKYGSLRKLHFFR; translated from the exons ATGGGTAGTGCCTACCTTTACCAACATTCTAGCACAACTATGTTGTCTGAGGTTACTGGCCACAGCCCCATGTCCATTTCAGCTGCCTCCTATCCAAGTGTTTTTGATTGGGATATGACAGGAAGCACTGAAAACTCATCTTCACTTGGGGACCTCACTGTGACTCTCACTGACCAGGACACAATTGTTTCTTCCATGTCTATGACAGTCCAGTATGATCAAGCTTCAGATGCCAATACCATGCTCCCTCTGTACCCATCACTCTCTGCCAGCCTTCTTCAGGGAACATCATGTGAAATTTCAGATCAAGGACAGAGCCTGTCACTTAATTATGAGAAAGGAAGCAGGGTCTATTACTACAATCAAAGCACACTGGGACCACTACTGTCTGGAGAACTTAGTCCCTGCATGCAATCCTATGGCTCTATGTCAAACACAGGAAGTATGTCCTCTGCCTCTCAACCAGAAATGGTGATGGTGCTAAAGGAGGTTCAACCTACAAATGTCCTACCAGTTACCTCCACCCCTAGGATCAACTACTCTGAGTCTGCTCAGCCTATCACAGAAACAAGTTTTGAAG TGATGGAAACTTCCCTAGAGATGGACACCTCCCTGGGAGATCGAAGCTACCCCCCACCTCCTGACTTTGGGGACATTTCAGTAATAGCTCCAGTCCAGAGTCCTTCTGATTTCCTTCCTCCAGCTTCAAGTCAGGaacaaaaagagaataagaatttGGATGAGATTAAAACCAAGCTGTCAAAGGCTCTGGATGCCTACCAGATCCCAATAGAAAACCAAGATCCTCCACTACTCCCTTTAGAAATCCCTGATATCCACCAGCTTCTGGCCTGCATTGATCCTCTTGGCCACGAGGTACAGCCTGGTTCTAAAACTGTCAGTCTAGGAAACAACAGCCTGAGTCTTCGGGATCAAGGCACACCTGAAAGTGAGATTGAGTCTGTCAACAGTTTTTCACAGATCACTACACTGGTGAAGGATATTCAACTTCTCTACCTCTTCAATTCCTTAAAAGATCTTGACCAATCCAAAGATCTCACAGCAATCAAAGCAGAAGATACCAGAGCCATCAAGGTGAATCAGTCACAGGAAAAGTCAAGTGTCACAAAGACTTCCTCTGGGCAAGTCAGGAAGAACAAGCATAAAGCTTCTGAGCCTATCAGTGGTGCTCCCAAGGCCAAAATCCAGCCAAAGAATCCAGAGTGCCTGATAGGGGAAGAAGTGATTGTTCTCAGTGCTGTAGCCAAACATTCTAACAGCAAACCTCAGAAATCTGCATCTAGCAGGGGCAGCAAAACTAAGGGTCGTGGGCAGGAAAAGACCAAAAGGACCAGGGAAAACAACTCCAAGAAAGCTGAAGAAAGTAAGCAGTCAGGGAACAAAGTCAAGGCAGAAGACAAGCCAACCATTCCCAAGATAAGGTCGAAGAAAAACCAACTTGAGCTTAGcccacagaattttaaaaagcctcaaACCTGCCAAGGCATGCACATGCCGGAGTCTGTGCAGGTTTTCCATGTGCTGGGAAAAAAGAGCGATAAGCAAATTGGACTCTCTTTCTCCTGGAAGCTGGGAAATTCAAGCAACATTAAATACCCCCACCCATCCCCAACTTTCAAACCATGGCTGGATACTCCACATGAAGATAAAGGTTCTGAGAAAACTCCAGTCAAAGCCCAGAAAACAGATGGCAGTGCTGGAAAAGAGTGTCCATCTCCATCGCAGTATGAGCTGCCACCACCTGGGAAGGTCAAGTTGGTACCTTTGCCCTTTCCGACCCTGAACAAATCTCCAGCTCAACCTCTTCCTTGGAGGCCACATTTTCTGGCTTCACATAGGGATGCTGCAGCTAACCCTGCCCAGCCTGCCTCTACTAGCTCATCTCGACCTATTGCAGTCCACCTATCCCAACCAGCTTCTGCCTGTGCATCTTCAACAGGTCCTGCCAGACCAACTCTGCCAATTTCCACCAATGCAACCAGACACAGTTTGATCAACCTTAGTCAGGCTAGTGAACCTCAGTCTGCCGCTTCTAAGCCAAAACCTTACAAAACATCACCTTGCACTTCTCCCcagcaagatcctgtttccaCTGCTGTGACCAAGCCCCAGTCACCGCCCAAGCCTCAAAACCAATTTCTACTCCAAGACTTCAGCTGCCAACCAATTCCATGGAGGAAACCCAGTATTTCTGGGCCAGTACTATCAAAGCCTACCACAAAAGAGCAGAGGCCAGAGCATGAAGCCATGAAAAGGAAGGCTCAACAAGAGCGTGAGAATGCTGCCAAATACGGCTCTCTGCGGAAACTACATTTTTTTCgttga
- the LOC105884604 gene encoding STAM-binding protein-like, which translates to MKAELLKQYTKEYTEYNEEKKKEAEEFAWNMAIQQELEKERQRIAQQKQQQWEQEQFHAFEEMIRNQELEKERLKIIQEFGKVDPGRGGPLVPDLEKPSLDVFPTSPVSSTQPLDCNTTVKPAKPPVVDRSLKPGALSNSESVPTIDGLRHVVVPGRLCPQFLQLASANTARGVETCGILCGKLVKKTKSFLS; encoded by the exons AAGAAGGAAGCGGAGGAATTTGCCTGGAACATGGCCATCCAGCAGGAGctagaaaaggaaagacagaggatagcacagcagaagcagcagcaatgGGAACAGGAACAGTTCCATGCCTTTGAGGAGATGATTCGGAACCAGGAGCTAGAAAAAGAGCGACTGAAAATTATACAGGAGTTTGGGAAGGTGGACCCTGGCCGAGGAGGCCCACTGGTGCCTGACTTGGAAAAGCCCTCCTTAGATGTGTTCCCCACCTCACCTGTCTCATCTACACAGCCTTTAGACTGTAATACAACTGTAAAGCCAGCTAAGCCACCAGTGGTGGATAGGTCCCTGAAACCTGGAGCACTGAGCAACTCAGAGAGTG TTCCTACCATCGATGGATTGCGCCACGTGGTGGTGCCCGGCAGGCTGTGCCCACAGTTTCTGCAGTTAGCCAGCGCCAACACTGCCCGGGGAGTGGAGACATGTGGAATTCTCTGTGGAAAACTGGTAAAGAAAACAAAGTCTTTCCTGAGCTGa